The Centropristis striata isolate RG_2023a ecotype Rhode Island chromosome 1, C.striata_1.0, whole genome shotgun sequence nucleotide sequence GCcgcaaactttattttgaatgaaaataaagtggCCTACTGTGtctaaattatgaaaaaaaaatgagcatttattagtatgatCTTGGATTTTGGAATTGAAAGCTCAAAACTACACTTGAAATTGGCAAAATTAAGAAGTTAAAGCTTCTTAAGattttcgtaagctatgatttacattttagatgagcaatatgtttaaaaataatgctttagaagaagattactttattaatcccacaatggggaaattcaacctctgcatttaacccatccttttttacacacaagtgaacacaccatgcaaccttgctcaagggcacttcagtcctagacctgtcagtaccgggtttcgaaccggcgactctccagttacaagcccgattcctaacctctaggccacgtaCTGCCTTTATTTCCATATATAagctatacatttttacaattggagaatgcaaattgctttgggcctttcgataaatgaaaattaaaatgtaaatttaattattatttatttgtcacagccacagggagccactgcagatggcctgaagagcctcatgtggctccagGGCCGCAGGTTGCTTACCTCtactgcagaccttggttgtaaccagTGGTTATTGGAGttgctgttgcctttctatcatctcaaaccagtctgaccattctcctctgacctctggcatccacgaggcattttggcccagagaCCTCCTGCTCACTGGAGATGtttggaccattctctgtagACCCtcgagatggttgttagatcagcagtttgtgaaatacgtCCATGCCACGTGACTGCATGTGTCTCCTTTATAACATAACAAttttaaacaactttattatATCAAAAAGCATTTTGAAGGTAGCAAAATCTCTTACGAGTGGCCAGTTGCACCGGCGCTACCATAACGGTAAGGTCGGCCCAACCAACCACTGAACGCTGTTTTATAAtatcaaaaaagcattttaaatttagcaaaaaattgctattttgataatataacaagacattttaatcttACAAAAACATCTTGCCTACCCAGGTCTCTTCACGGACAGGCGGGTGAAATATAGGAATTCTGCTAAGCCTGTTTGTACAACCATCTTCTCATgtctcatgtttcatgtttcatgtttaatggctctgtactgtctgtcctaaaataaaattcattcattcattcattcattcctgTCTTCTCCTCAGGAGCAGTACGAGCCTCCAGCCTCTTCCCCATCCTCAGTGTGGGGTTATTATTCcttggaggtgtgtgtgtcgCTGCTAGCGAGTTCTACAAGTCACGCTACAACGTCATCCTCAGCGCGGGTATACTCTTTGTCTCTGCaggtcagaaacacacacaaatcttatgtgcatgcatgaatttacagtatttaatccagtgtttaatcagaggggcacattagcacattaaaaaatggcaaagatgatatttaagcattcaaaatctttattttagcttatttaaacatctcatttaagtatatttggaagatacaaatacatagatttaaataatgagactcaccaacaataagattttttttgtatgacaatgacatttctcatttttgggcacaatcactttttttattttgaaagtgcaatacagtcagaatgatcttatatatatatatatatatatatatatatgtgtgtgtgtgtgtgtgtgtgtgtatatatatacacacacacacacacaatattttattgcacaattaaccctctgaagtctccaaaagcgccaaagcatgacttcatcacatccagacgtaaaaacaaagcagaccaaaaaaagacacaaaatgaccaaaaaaaagacacaaaataactgaaaaagacacaaaaacagacacaaaatgacttacaaagacacgtaaaggattcaaaaatggacaaaatagcccttcaggactccatagagttaaactattatacaatgtaacattctgggttcctttttgtgtacaatgagatattgtttgaacaaaaacaaaaggttagaattgttccattgttcattgttataaattgataattttattattaatttggaggaccctgtgtagaaccgccactgatttaCCCTCCATCCGACTCTCTCCAAACTCTTCCAGGTCTCAGCAACATCATTGGCATCATCGTGTACATATCAGCCAACTCAGGTGACCCCAGCCAGAGCGACCACAAGAAGAGCTACTCCTACGGCTGGTCTTTCTACTTCGGCGCTCTGTCTTTCGTGCTGGCTGAGATGGTGGGCGTCCTGGCCGTGCACGTGTTCATAGAGAAACACCGACAGCTGCGCACTAAAGGCCGGCCGTCCCTCATCAAGCCGCCCATCTCTCGGAGCTCATCCTACTACCGCAACCGCTACTACCAGAACCGCTCCCGCCGGTACAGCTACAGGAGCAACCACAGTACCGGGGACTCCTTCAGAGCCTCCTTGGTACGAGACAGAGCGCCGTCCCTCTCTGCCGAGTCCAAAGCCATGGCAGGTTTGCCTACACCAGTGACAGTGGGGTCAGAGTTCATGCTCTACACCTTAACCTCGCCTCTCAAAGACGGTAAGATCGACATGGCGGTGGATGATTTAACTGCAGCGGCTCACAAAAACTCAGAGATGCTGCCTGGAAACTGTGCTGCCAACAGAAGGACCACGCCGgtctgaggaga carries:
- the LOC131979417 gene encoding voltage-dependent calcium channel gamma-3 subunit-like, yielding MRLCNRGMMMLMTTAGAFCAFSLMTIAVGTDYWLYSRGVCRSKSQNDNETVRKNEEVLTHSGLWRTCCTEGTFRGVCKDIDHFAEDGDYEQDAAEYLLRAVRASSLFPILSVGLLFLGGVCVAASEFYKSRYNVILSAGILFVSAGLSNIIGIIVYISANSGDPSQSDHKKSYSYGWSFYFGALSFVLAEMVGVLAVHVFIEKHRQLRTKGRPSLIKPPISRSSSYYRNRYYQNRSRRYSYRSNHSTGDSFRASLVRDRAPSLSAESKAMAGLPTPVTVGSEFMLYTLTSPLKDGKIDMAVDDLTAAAHKNSEMLPGNCAANRRTTPV